A section of the Ammospiza caudacuta isolate bAmmCau1 chromosome 28, bAmmCau1.pri, whole genome shotgun sequence genome encodes:
- the PALM gene encoding paralemmin-1 isoform X2: protein MEVVEASTLQQERLQAIAEKRKRQTEIENKRRQLEDDRRQLQHLKSKALRERWLLEGAPASASEEEEAMKKQMQEDEVKTKELEETIQRLEKELEMLENSSSVASTKENLAEAAAKEEKKAEAVPNTQKSPLGTVKADKRLSSSSMKAVEGSEMMKAVVHAVSAEDGALQNGAHPLSSSEVDELLHKADEAEGRQTPAKGGAGSQKATPRREITGLQAKVAPGEGTEGGQEQQQPVTMIFMGYQNVEDENETKKVLGLEGTIKAELVVIEDAEGKAEPALKDHTPPNGTALEPAQPQGEEGSAGHGANATDAKEAEQETDVKKQRCKCCTVM, encoded by the exons GGTCGTGGAGGCCAGCACCCTTcagcaggagaggctgcaggcCATCGCG gagaagCGGAAGCGTCAGACGGAGATCGAGAACAAAAGGCGGCAGCTGGAGGACGACCggaggcagctgcagcatctcAAG TCCAAGGCTCTGCGGGAGAGATGGCTCCTGGAGGGAGCCCCGGCTTCTGCCTCCGAGGAGGAAGAGGCCATGAAGAAACAGATGCAGGAGGACGAGGTGAAGaccaaggagctggaggaaacCATCCAGAG gctggagaaggagctggagatgctggagaACAGCAGCTCAGTGGCCTCAACCAAGGAGAacctggcagaggcagcagccaaggaggagaagaaggctGAGGCTGTCCCCAACACGCAGAag AGTCCCCTGGGCACAGTTAAGG CTGACAAGaggctctccagcagctccatgaaGGCAGTGGAAGGCAGTGAGATGATGAAGGCGG TGGTGCACGCGGTGAGCGCCGAGGACGGGGCCCTGCAGAACGGGGCTCACCCCCTGAGCTCCTCCGAGGTGGACGAGCTCCTGCACAAGGCGGACGAGGCCGAAGGGCGCCAGACCCCGGCCAAGGGCGGCGCGGGCAGCCAGAAGGCGACACCACGACGGGAGATCACGGGGCTGCAGGCCAAGGTGGCACCGGGCGAGGGGACAGAGGgcggccaggagcagcagcagcccgtCACCATGATCTTCATGGGCTACCAGAACGTGGAGGATGAGAACGAGACCAAGaaggtgctggggctggagggcaCCATCAAGGCCGAGCTGGTGGTGATCGAGGATGCCGAGGGCAAGGCGGAGCCGGCTCTCAAGGACCACACGCCGCCCAACGGCACCGCCCTGGAGCCGGCGCAGCCCCAGGGCGAGGAGGGCTCGGCGGGGCACGGTGCCAACGCCACAGATGCCAAGGAGGCCGAGCAGGAGACAGACGTGAAGAAGCAGCGCTGCAAGTGCTGCACGGTGATGTGA
- the PALM gene encoding paralemmin-1 isoform X1, translating into MEVVEASTLQQERLQAIAEKRKRQTEIENKRRQLEDDRRQLQHLKSKALRERWLLEGAPASASEEEEAMKKQMQEDEVKTKELEETIQRLEKELEMLENSSSVASTKENLAEAAAKEEKKAEAVPNTQKSPLGTVKADKRLSSSSMKAVEGSEMMKAAMYSVEITVEKDRVTGETKVLSSTTMLPQNHCVQGVKVYEDELKVVHAVSAEDGALQNGAHPLSSSEVDELLHKADEAEGRQTPAKGGAGSQKATPRREITGLQAKVAPGEGTEGGQEQQQPVTMIFMGYQNVEDENETKKVLGLEGTIKAELVVIEDAEGKAEPALKDHTPPNGTALEPAQPQGEEGSAGHGANATDAKEAEQETDVKKQRCKCCTVM; encoded by the exons GGTCGTGGAGGCCAGCACCCTTcagcaggagaggctgcaggcCATCGCG gagaagCGGAAGCGTCAGACGGAGATCGAGAACAAAAGGCGGCAGCTGGAGGACGACCggaggcagctgcagcatctcAAG TCCAAGGCTCTGCGGGAGAGATGGCTCCTGGAGGGAGCCCCGGCTTCTGCCTCCGAGGAGGAAGAGGCCATGAAGAAACAGATGCAGGAGGACGAGGTGAAGaccaaggagctggaggaaacCATCCAGAG gctggagaaggagctggagatgctggagaACAGCAGCTCAGTGGCCTCAACCAAGGAGAacctggcagaggcagcagccaaggaggagaagaaggctGAGGCTGTCCCCAACACGCAGAag AGTCCCCTGGGCACAGTTAAGG CTGACAAGaggctctccagcagctccatgaaGGCAGTGGAAGGCAGTGAGATGATGAAGGCGG cCATGTACTCGGTGGAGATCACCGTGGAGAAGGACAGAGTGACTGGGGAGACCAAGGTCCTGTCCAGCACCACCATGCTGCCCCAGAACCACTGCGTGCAGGGCGTCAAGGTGTACGAGGACGAGCTGAAAG TGGTGCACGCGGTGAGCGCCGAGGACGGGGCCCTGCAGAACGGGGCTCACCCCCTGAGCTCCTCCGAGGTGGACGAGCTCCTGCACAAGGCGGACGAGGCCGAAGGGCGCCAGACCCCGGCCAAGGGCGGCGCGGGCAGCCAGAAGGCGACACCACGACGGGAGATCACGGGGCTGCAGGCCAAGGTGGCACCGGGCGAGGGGACAGAGGgcggccaggagcagcagcagcccgtCACCATGATCTTCATGGGCTACCAGAACGTGGAGGATGAGAACGAGACCAAGaaggtgctggggctggagggcaCCATCAAGGCCGAGCTGGTGGTGATCGAGGATGCCGAGGGCAAGGCGGAGCCGGCTCTCAAGGACCACACGCCGCCCAACGGCACCGCCCTGGAGCCGGCGCAGCCCCAGGGCGAGGAGGGCTCGGCGGGGCACGGTGCCAACGCCACAGATGCCAAGGAGGCCGAGCAGGAGACAGACGTGAAGAAGCAGCGCTGCAAGTGCTGCACGGTGATGTGA
- the PALM gene encoding paralemmin-1 isoform X3: protein MEVVEASTLQQERLQAIAEKRKRQTEIENKRRQLEDDRRQLQHLKSKALRERWLLEGAPASASEEEEAMKKQMQEDEVKTKELEETIQRLEKELEMLENSSSVASTKENLAEAAAKEEKKAEAVPNTQKSPLGTVKVVHAVSAEDGALQNGAHPLSSSEVDELLHKADEAEGRQTPAKGGAGSQKATPRREITGLQAKVAPGEGTEGGQEQQQPVTMIFMGYQNVEDENETKKVLGLEGTIKAELVVIEDAEGKAEPALKDHTPPNGTALEPAQPQGEEGSAGHGANATDAKEAEQETDVKKQRCKCCTVM, encoded by the exons GGTCGTGGAGGCCAGCACCCTTcagcaggagaggctgcaggcCATCGCG gagaagCGGAAGCGTCAGACGGAGATCGAGAACAAAAGGCGGCAGCTGGAGGACGACCggaggcagctgcagcatctcAAG TCCAAGGCTCTGCGGGAGAGATGGCTCCTGGAGGGAGCCCCGGCTTCTGCCTCCGAGGAGGAAGAGGCCATGAAGAAACAGATGCAGGAGGACGAGGTGAAGaccaaggagctggaggaaacCATCCAGAG gctggagaaggagctggagatgctggagaACAGCAGCTCAGTGGCCTCAACCAAGGAGAacctggcagaggcagcagccaaggaggagaagaaggctGAGGCTGTCCCCAACACGCAGAag AGTCCCCTGGGCACAGTTAAGG TGGTGCACGCGGTGAGCGCCGAGGACGGGGCCCTGCAGAACGGGGCTCACCCCCTGAGCTCCTCCGAGGTGGACGAGCTCCTGCACAAGGCGGACGAGGCCGAAGGGCGCCAGACCCCGGCCAAGGGCGGCGCGGGCAGCCAGAAGGCGACACCACGACGGGAGATCACGGGGCTGCAGGCCAAGGTGGCACCGGGCGAGGGGACAGAGGgcggccaggagcagcagcagcccgtCACCATGATCTTCATGGGCTACCAGAACGTGGAGGATGAGAACGAGACCAAGaaggtgctggggctggagggcaCCATCAAGGCCGAGCTGGTGGTGATCGAGGATGCCGAGGGCAAGGCGGAGCCGGCTCTCAAGGACCACACGCCGCCCAACGGCACCGCCCTGGAGCCGGCGCAGCCCCAGGGCGAGGAGGGCTCGGCGGGGCACGGTGCCAACGCCACAGATGCCAAGGAGGCCGAGCAGGAGACAGACGTGAAGAAGCAGCGCTGCAAGTGCTGCACGGTGATGTGA
- the MISP gene encoding mitotic interactor and substrate of PLK1: MDRVTRHLVFQQPQASHRHDSLAELRASSDDDVFSSAQHSSQRVENGYSWKRRSQSPSYFLEGGRDVWTPSPERESKLEVVRSGSLYDLRAYKGERKPSKLYDDEEQDLYRVPPPNISPEKARELEDERKEVIRSQAMRKSSTIAERWSSMDELGSISSPAEGRHTGSVPTSFAIWFDKPSPGRAATPVDPENIDTEQINFSAARQQFLMLEKTNPGSFFSPGQQAMSPRPESVTKVSREEWYSPEMATKGTRGYSSAGASSQSGTDKSLYQVYGVSSYKTPEKEEVYTPRKSHTERSHPIGKVSILTKAGSREDLDSGLGEMYTETTAGYASDGSTSETLNVDVRASSNGTRVSNETPIEREIRMALEREENLWKERGIQRLTSSSELVEIQTKPVLNIHASPGPGRKGKDRGRASLYVQREIEQETKREEDLKRQGRLLGAYDRGTQQELEERRKVFEQEEAPQEKPTPLKRAEERRSWLKEFVVEQPSSPTEDSKAGRSIPSYTASIAHFQLSQPRFTASERSRELPSVSPHASASASKWGSEDSRGGKLPSSTQSPTSAAVLPREYLNLSLWKPKVSFVEDMGTQRREDGREEQYRLRTGKPQTSSLIEEEIRSDLQREEELQEQRRRLMDTYSSAAPQEGSRSRHSSAASGASGNYSVSESPVSSPASHQPGILGLISSFTPLRVTSSSQGSAETLTPDSAHSSPFEERRRRVKEDGKYAGIEPVDKVNTEVVESTRVFRHKSAMAQRWEAGQYVRDED; encoded by the exons ATGGACAGGGTCACCAGGCACCTTGTGTTCCAGCAGCCACAGGCCTCGCACAGGCACGActccctggcagagctgagggccAGCAGTGATGATGATGTgttcagctctgcccagcacagcagccagagggtgGAAAATGGCTACAGCTGGAAGAGGAGGTCCCAGTCACCCTCGTATTTCCTGGAGGGTGGAAGAGATGTCTGGACCCCGTCCCCAGAGAGGGAGTCCAAGCTGGAGGTGGTGAGATCGGGAAGCCTGTACGACCTCAGGGCTTACAAGGGTGAGAGGAAACCCTCCAAGCTCTATGATGACGAGGAGCAAGACCTGTACAGGGTCCCTCCACCCAACATCTCCCCTGAGAAAGCCAGGGAGCTGGAAGATGAGAGGAAGGAGGTGATCCGGAGCCAGGCCATGAGGAAAAGCTCCACCATAGCAGAGAGGTGGAGCTCCATGGATGAGCTGGGCTCCATCAGCAGCCCAGCTGAAGGCAGGCACACAGGCAGTGTCCCCACCAGCTTTGCCATCTGGTTTGACAaaccctccccaggcagggctgcaacGCCCGTTGACCCTGAGAATATTGACACGGAGCAGATCAACTTCTCTGCGGCTCGGCAGCAGTTCCTGATGCTGGAGAAGACCAACCCCGGCTCGTTTttcagcccagggcagcaggccatgtccccaaggccagAATCAGTGACAAAAGTCTCCAGAGAAGAGTGGTACAGCCCTGAGATGGCCACAAAGGGTACAAGAGGCTACAGCAGTGCTGGTGCATCGAGCCAGAGCGGGACAGACAAGAGCCTTTACCAGGTTTATGGTGTGTCCTCATACAAGACACCTGAGAAGGAGGAGGTTTATACTCCCAGAAAATCTCACACAGAAAGATCACATCCCATTGGGAAGGTGTCCATCCTGACCAAAGCAGGGTCCAGAGAAGACCTGGACTCTGGCTTGGGTGAGATGTACACTGAAACCACTGCAGGCTACGCCAGTGATGGAAGCACCTCCGAGACCCTCAACGTGGATGTGAGGGCCAGCAGCAACGGGACGAGGGTCAGCAACGAGACACCCATCGAGAGGGAGATCCGCATGGCCTTGGAAAGGGAGGAGAACCTCTGGAAGGAAAGGGGCATCCAGCGGCTGACCTCCAGCAGCGAGCTGGTGGAGATCCAGACCAAGCCTGTCCTCAACATTCACGCGTCTCCCGGGCCgggcaggaaagggaaggaCAGAGGCCGCGCTTCCCTTTACGTGCAGAGGGAAATCGAGCAGGAAACGAAGCGTGAGGAAGATCTGAAGAGGCAGGGGAGGCTGCTGGGGGCCTATGACAGGGGCAcgcagcaggagctggaggagcgcAGGAAGGTGTTCGAGCAGGAGGAAGCCCCCCAAGAGAAGCCCACTCCCCTGAAGcgggcagaggagaggaggagctggCTTAAAGAGTTTGTGGTGGAGCAACCCTCAAGCCCCACAGAGGACAGCAAGGCTGGGAGAAGCATCCCCAGCTACACAGCCAGCATCGCCCACTTCCAGCTGTCCCAGCCGCGCTTCACCGCCAGCGAGAGGAGCCGGGAGCTGCCCTCGGTGTCCCCGCACGCTTCCGCCAGCGCCAGCAAATGGGGGAGCGAGGATTCCCGGGGAGGAAAACTTCCCAGCTCCACCCAGAGCCCCACCAGCGCTGCTGTCCTGCCCAGGGAGTATTTGAACCTCTCCCTCTGGAAGCCCAAGGTGTCCTTCGTGGAGGACATGGGCACGCAGAGGAGGGAGGATGGCCGCGAGGAGCAGTACCGGCTGCGCACCGGGAAGCCACAAACGTCGTCGCTGATCGAGGAGGAGATCAGGAGTGACCTGCAGAgggaagaggagctgcaggagcagcggAGGAGGCTGATGGACACctacagcagtgctgctcctcaggaggGCTCCCGCTCTCGGCACAGCTCTG CTGCCTCAGGTGCCAGTGGCAACTACTCCGTGTCCGAGTCTCCTGtctcctctcctgcctcccaccaGCCGGGGATCCTGGGGCTGATCTCGTCCTTCACCCCGCTGAGGGTGACCAGTTCctcccagggcagtgcagagACCCTCACCCCTGACTCAGCACATTCCAGCCCCTTCGAGGAGCGGAGGAGGAGGGTGAAGGAGGATGGAAAG TACGCAGGCATCGAACCCGTGGACAAGGTCAACACAGAG